CGCAGTAACAACGATGCTCACCGGTGCCATTTCAATAAATTTCTGGTGTAATGCTGCCCTGCACAGAGCGCTTCGCAAATCGTATGGCAACAATCGCTGCAACCTATGATTTTTTACAACATAGCGATATAATCCTTTTTCAATTGTTTCTACCTGCCCAATCACTGCATAGCAACTGAGAGGATAAGTAGCACCCGCTGATGGCGCAGTACGGTAATATCCACTTGATAATCCATTGGCAGCCCACAATATTTGCGATAGCTGATATAAAGAGATAGCAGTGGTAGCAAAATTTCGCACCGAGCGCCTTTTTTTCAGTGCTAACCCCACACTCATATTGTCATCAAATAACGGTTGTGGGAGGGTAATACTATCTGGATTCACAAACTTTCCTTCCTTAAAGTGATAGTTATACTGTACTTATATAAAAATGTAAAGTTGGCAAATTCAAGAATAATTTGATTGAGACAAAAAAAATTTGAAAAATAAAAAAAATGTTGACATTTTTATTTTATAATTTTTATGTTTTGTCATCTTTTGTGTGTTAGGATAATTGGCAATTATAAATTTTTTAAAATAGCTATGATGCATAAAAATCTTACATCAATGATCAATAATAGCTGGTGGTGGTGGACCAAAGCGATGTCCACCTGACCGGCGCGTGTGTAATTTTATAATTGTAATAAAAGCCGTGGGTGGGCATCAAACCCACGGCTTTTTTATGAGCTCTTATTAAGCCGTGGGTTCAACCAAAAATCCACGGCTTTTTTATTTTCTAAGCAAGGAGCAGCACAATGTACCCAACATTACAACAATGCAAAAATTTAAGCAAAGCCTACAACCGCATTCCTGTCTATAAACAGCTTAATATATCTCATCCAGGTCTGTTGCTATTACTTAAATCATTTATTACAAACGGCGATTGTATTTTTCTAGAAAGTGCCAAACAAAATAAAAAGCAAAGCAGGTTTTCATTCTTAGGCTTTAACCCTGTATGCACCATTTCATTCAGTCCACCATATTTAATTATAGGCGATAGCTCAAATAAAGCAATCCATTGCTCTGACCCCTTCAAATTCATTGATGAATATGTTGCCCGCTATCGCTCACCTTCTTTCACCCGTTTTGGTTCATATAATGGTGGTTTAACCGGTTATTTTTCATATGACCTTGTAAACTACACCGGACACTTGCGACAGCGTATTCATGAAGACACCCTGCATCCACTTATGGTACTACACCA
Above is a window of Spirochaetota bacterium DNA encoding:
- a CDS encoding SagB/ThcOx family dehydrogenase; this encodes MNPDSITLPQPLFDDNMSVGLALKKRRSVRNFATTAISLYQLSQILWAANGLSSGYYRTAPSAGATYPLSCYAVIGQVETIEKGLYRYVVKNHRLQRLLPYDLRSALCRAALHQKFIEMAPVSIVVTAVYERTTGHYGQRGIRYVHMEAGHVGQNISLQAVALGLGTVMVGAFQDEVVKEVLSLDKYEEPLYIIPVGRPI